From a single Solenopsis invicta isolate M01_SB chromosome 4, UNIL_Sinv_3.0, whole genome shotgun sequence genomic region:
- the LOC105200330 gene encoding synaptic vesicular amine transporter, with protein sequence MGGTDWSGLLQRCRQSRRLVLVIVAIALLLDNMLLTTVVPIIPEFLYDIKHPNATLSEHLEGGAHHQTTVVTTTSSATTTPATSKCTCAPNTSVASSLEFLHATTPPMNLSEITAANLTSPESKEKEQRHRELLEETVAVGMMFASKAFVQLLANPIVGPLTHKIGYSIPMFTGFIIMFLSTLIFAFGRSYGILFLARALQGIGSSCSSVSGMGMLAERYQDDKERGNAMGIALGGLALGVLIGPPFGGVMYEFVGKSAPFLVLSALALGDGLLQLLMLQPSVVYTEAEPPSLKSLITDPYIILAAGAITFANMGIAMLEPSLPIWMMDTMGASRWKQGATFLPASISYLIGTNLFGPLGHKMGRWLASLIGLVVIGICLMCIPLARSIDHLIVPNAGLGFAIGMVDSSMMPELGYLVDIRHSAVYGSVYAIGDVAFCLGFAIGPALSGTLVNSIGFEWMLFGIAILNFIYAPLMYFLRAPPTKEEKKSLIIGEKSSVRYVTYQNEEEDQ encoded by the exons ATGGGAGGTACAGACTGGAGTGGTTTGTTGCAACGATGCCGGCAATCCCGGAGGCTCGTTCTCGTCATCGTCGCCATCGCACTGCTGCTGGATAACATGTTGCTGACGACCGTAG TTCCAATAATACCGGAATTTCTCTATGATATCAAACATCCTAATGCAACATTAAGCGAGCATCTAGAAGGAGGCGCACATCATCAAACTACGGTCGTCACCACCACGTCATCAGCTACAACTACACCAGCAACGTCAAAATGCACTTGTGCTCCAAACACATCGGTCGCATCCTCATTGGAATTTTTACATGCTACAACTCCTCCTATGAATCTATCGG AAATTACCGCAGCCAATCTCACATCGCCGGAATCGAAAGAAAAGGAACAGAGACATCGGGAATTACTGGAAGAGACCGTAGCAGTAGGAATGATGTTCGCTTCCAAAGCTTTTGTTCAATTGTTAGCTAACCCCATAGTTGGGCCACTGACCCATAA GATTGGATACAGCATACCTATGTTTACCGGATTCATTATCATGTTCCTATCCACGCTGATTTTTGCTTTCGGACGAAGCTACGGTATACTTTTCCTAGCGCGAGCTCTTCAGGGTATCGGTTCATCGTGCTCTAGCGTCTCCG GTATGGGTATGTTGGCGGAGAGATATCAGGATGACAAAGAACGCGGTAACGCGATGGGCATCGCGCTGGGCGGACTGGCCCTTGGCGTCCTTATCGGCCCTCCATTCGGCGGAGTAATGTACGAATTTGTAGGAAAATCCGCCCCGTTTTTAGTCCTTTCCGCGTTAGCTCTTGGCGATGGAC TATTGCAGCTTCTGATGCTCCAACCGTCGGTTGTGTACACGGAAGCGGAGCCGCCGTCGTTAAAGTCTCTTATCACCGACCCCTATATCATTTTAGCAGCTG GCGCGATAACGTTCGCAAATATGGGTATCGCTATGCTGGAACCGAGCTTACCTATCTGGATGATGGACACGATGGGCGCGAGCCGCTGGAAACAAGGGGCCACGTTTTTACCTGCGAGCATCAGTTACTTGATTGGAACGAATCTTTTCGGACCGCTCGGACATAAAATGGGCAG ATGGCTAGCTTCCCTGATAGGACTCGTCGTTATTGGTATCTGCTTGATGTGC ATTCCGCTAGCGAGAAGTATCGATCACTTGATCGTACCGAACGCGGGACTGGGATTCGCAATCGGGATGGTGGACAGTTCGATGATGCCTGAATTGGGATATTTGGTTGACATAAGGCATTCCGCTGTTTACGGAAGTGTTTATGCCATCGGCGATGTAGCGTTCTGTCTTGGTTTTGCTATAG GTCCAGCTTTGAGCGGAACTTTGGTCAACAGCATAGGTTTCGAATGGATGCTCTTTGGCATagctatattaaatttcatttacgCACCTCTCATGTATTTCCTAAGGGCGCCGCCGACgaaggaagagaaaaag TCGTTAATAATTGGCGAAAAATCATCGGTGCGTTATGTTACCTACCAGAATGAGGAAGAGgaccagtaa